In Sphaeramia orbicularis chromosome 14, fSphaOr1.1, whole genome shotgun sequence, the following are encoded in one genomic region:
- the apbb3 gene encoding amyloid-beta A4 precursor protein-binding family B member 3 isoform X2, which produces MMGKDYMLAIIIVNYDDNIWTDQNLLLDPDLPSGWRTIKDSTGTYYWHVPTGATQWQHPRLNSTPQLLEAQPEESGQKSPTKQTEDTSENRSSWHEDYLTNHDPDSKCFAVRSLGWLQVEEEDLSPGRSSLAVSNVIQQLSHCNSPEQRDRQGAWGEGREMMLVLKKDTLTLLDPLDHTLLHCQPIINIRVWGVGCNNGRDFAFVAGDKDSCMLKCHVFRCDAPAKAIATALHEMCSKMMSEKALVRPSRSLTMESISPEDLPRQVEFLEAVRQQVQKFEVQYIGNLPVSRAMGMEVLNRAIESIMNSTDRDDWEPTVIHVTDNVLSLWKGEEGEEPFWECQVRFLTFLGVGHDCHTFAVIVDGGTQRFECHVFWCEPDAGIISEAVQAACMVQYQKCLVAQTPPPRSKSWRATPSKVKRANSMDSAAFLPLSSRHHGNGSTTMTPRITKGNSSSSTNVRKGMMAFFETFRNKQATTS; this is translated from the exons ATGATGGGCAAGGATTACATGTTAGCCATCATCATTGTCAACTATGACG ACAACATCTGGACAGACCAAAACCTGCTGCTGGACCCAGATCTTCCCTCTGGTTGGAGGACCATCAAAGACTCCACAGGGACTTACTACTGGCATGTTCCCACTGGCGCCACCCAGTGGCAGCACCCCCGCCTCAACAGCACACCACAGCTGCTCGAAGCCCAG CCAGAGGAGAGTGGACAGAAGAGTCCCaccaaacagacagaagacacatCTGAAAACAG ATCATCATGGCATGAGGATTATCTGACAAACCATGATCCAGATTCAAAG TGTTTTGCGGTGCGTTCTCTGGGCTGGCtacaggtggaggaggaggacctgTCTCCCGGTCGCAGTAGTCTTGCTGTCAGTAATGTCATCCAGCAGCTGTCTCACTGCAACAGTCCAGAGCAAAGAGACAGACAAGGGGCCTGGGGGGAG GGCCGGGAGATGATGCTGGTTCTCAAAAAGGACACTCTGACTCTATTGGACCCTTTAGACCACACCCTCCTTCACTGTCAGCCAATCATTAATATCCGTGTGTGGGGTGTGGGCTGCAACAATGGCAG GGACTTCGCTTTTGTTGCGGGTGATAAGGACAGCTGCATGTTGAAGTGTCACGTGTTCCGTTGTGATGCACCGGCCAAAGCCATCGCCACAGCGCtgcatgaaatgtgctcaaaG ATGATGTCTGAGAAGGCACTGGTGAGGCCGTCTCGCTCGCTGACCATGGAGAGCATCTCACCTGAAGACCTGCCCAGACAAG TGGAGTTTCTGGAGGCAGTGCGGCAGCAGGTCCAGAAGTTTGAGGTGCAGTACATCGGAAACTTGCCAGTGTCCAGAGCCATGG GTATGGAGGTGTTGAACAGAGCGATTGAGAGCATCATGAACTCCACAGACAGAGACGACTGGGAGCCGACCGTCATCCATGTCACTGATAACGTCCTGTCTCTGTGGAAGGGAGAG GAAGGGGAGGAGCCATTCTGGGAGTGCCAGGTCAGATTTCTCACCTTTCTGGGTGTCGGCCACGACTGCCACACCTTCGCGGTGATTGTGGATGGCGGTACACAGCGATTTGAGTGTCACGTCTTCTGGTGTGAACCGGATGCAGGAATCATTTCTGAGGCCGTCCAGGCAGCATGTATG GTTCAGTATCAAAAGTGCTTGGTTGCTCAAACTCCTCCTCCAAGGTCCAAGTCCTGGCGAGCAACCCCATCAAAAGTCAAACGGGCCAATTCAATGGACAGCGCCGCCTTCCTGCCTCTCTCATCACGACACCATGGTAACGGCTCCACTACAATGACACCTAGGATCACCAagggcaacagcagcagcagcactaaTGTAAGGAAGGGCATGATGGCGTTCTTTGAAACCTTCCGGAATAAACAGGCCACCACCTCCTAA
- the apbb3 gene encoding amyloid-beta A4 precursor protein-binding family B member 3 isoform X1 yields MMGKDYMLAIIIVNYDDNIWTDQNLLLDPDLPSGWRTIKDSTGTYYWHVPTGATQWQHPRLNSTPQLLEAQPEESGQKSPTKQTEDTSENRSSWHEDYLTNHDPDSKCFAVRSLGWLQVEEEDLSPGRSSLAVSNVIQQLSHCNSPEQRDRQGAWGEGREMMLVLKKDTLTLLDPLDHTLLHCQPIINIRVWGVGCNNGRDRDFAFVAGDKDSCMLKCHVFRCDAPAKAIATALHEMCSKMMSEKALVRPSRSLTMESISPEDLPRQVEFLEAVRQQVQKFEVQYIGNLPVSRAMGMEVLNRAIESIMNSTDRDDWEPTVIHVTDNVLSLWKGEEGEEPFWECQVRFLTFLGVGHDCHTFAVIVDGGTQRFECHVFWCEPDAGIISEAVQAACMVQYQKCLVAQTPPPRSKSWRATPSKVKRANSMDSAAFLPLSSRHHGNGSTTMTPRITKGNSSSSTNVRKGMMAFFETFRNKQATTS; encoded by the exons ATGATGGGCAAGGATTACATGTTAGCCATCATCATTGTCAACTATGACG ACAACATCTGGACAGACCAAAACCTGCTGCTGGACCCAGATCTTCCCTCTGGTTGGAGGACCATCAAAGACTCCACAGGGACTTACTACTGGCATGTTCCCACTGGCGCCACCCAGTGGCAGCACCCCCGCCTCAACAGCACACCACAGCTGCTCGAAGCCCAG CCAGAGGAGAGTGGACAGAAGAGTCCCaccaaacagacagaagacacatCTGAAAACAG ATCATCATGGCATGAGGATTATCTGACAAACCATGATCCAGATTCAAAG TGTTTTGCGGTGCGTTCTCTGGGCTGGCtacaggtggaggaggaggacctgTCTCCCGGTCGCAGTAGTCTTGCTGTCAGTAATGTCATCCAGCAGCTGTCTCACTGCAACAGTCCAGAGCAAAGAGACAGACAAGGGGCCTGGGGGGAG GGCCGGGAGATGATGCTGGTTCTCAAAAAGGACACTCTGACTCTATTGGACCCTTTAGACCACACCCTCCTTCACTGTCAGCCAATCATTAATATCCGTGTGTGGGGTGTGGGCTGCAACAATGGCAG GGACAG GGACTTCGCTTTTGTTGCGGGTGATAAGGACAGCTGCATGTTGAAGTGTCACGTGTTCCGTTGTGATGCACCGGCCAAAGCCATCGCCACAGCGCtgcatgaaatgtgctcaaaG ATGATGTCTGAGAAGGCACTGGTGAGGCCGTCTCGCTCGCTGACCATGGAGAGCATCTCACCTGAAGACCTGCCCAGACAAG TGGAGTTTCTGGAGGCAGTGCGGCAGCAGGTCCAGAAGTTTGAGGTGCAGTACATCGGAAACTTGCCAGTGTCCAGAGCCATGG GTATGGAGGTGTTGAACAGAGCGATTGAGAGCATCATGAACTCCACAGACAGAGACGACTGGGAGCCGACCGTCATCCATGTCACTGATAACGTCCTGTCTCTGTGGAAGGGAGAG GAAGGGGAGGAGCCATTCTGGGAGTGCCAGGTCAGATTTCTCACCTTTCTGGGTGTCGGCCACGACTGCCACACCTTCGCGGTGATTGTGGATGGCGGTACACAGCGATTTGAGTGTCACGTCTTCTGGTGTGAACCGGATGCAGGAATCATTTCTGAGGCCGTCCAGGCAGCATGTATG GTTCAGTATCAAAAGTGCTTGGTTGCTCAAACTCCTCCTCCAAGGTCCAAGTCCTGGCGAGCAACCCCATCAAAAGTCAAACGGGCCAATTCAATGGACAGCGCCGCCTTCCTGCCTCTCTCATCACGACACCATGGTAACGGCTCCACTACAATGACACCTAGGATCACCAagggcaacagcagcagcagcactaaTGTAAGGAAGGGCATGATGGCGTTCTTTGAAACCTTCCGGAATAAACAGGCCACCACCTCCTAA
- the LOC115433294 gene encoding uncharacterized protein LOC115433294, giving the protein MVLRVRAEGRGANGPIEVAGRVIGSAHVWKNIIIPGPVLCWPGWSSVAGVWDAVLVRCQGHTSKWVGPMGLVEAYGDCLRPVAYFSAKLDSVAAGLPSCLRAVAACEKAVAASRHIVGYTTVLLDMPNITVKRCTTLSPATLLPTAEDGHPHCCETALEQTCSPRPDTTDVPFSNPDFVFFTDGSSFKDTSGTNRVGFAVCTSVDTVSSGPLPSHYSAQAAELVALTEACKLAEGCSVTIYTDSRYAFGVVHDFGALWKHRKFLKSDGKPILNASLVANLLDAVLLPSAIAVVKCQAHQKDDSEVTQGNSRADAAARAAASMKPASSFLSQLFSGAPPASLPDTQSFATPDKRCIWASCGCAVDSSSVWRAADGRPCLPKHFFPWFAKLTYGIDHVSKGGMFEAIA; this is encoded by the exons ATGGTACTCAGGGTGCGAGCGGAAGGGCGTGGGGCCAACGGGCCTATCGAGGTGGCTGGTAGGGTGATAGGTTCCGCCCACGTCTGGAAGAACATAATCATCCCTGGTCCAGTGCTGTGCTGGCCGGGCTGGAGTAGCGTGGCTGGTGTGTGGGATGCGGTGCTAGTACGTTGCCAGGGGCACACGTCGAAGTGGGTGGGGCCAATGGGCCTTGTTGAG GCTTACGGTGACTGCTTGCGTCCGGTGGCGTATTTCTCCGCTAAACTTGACTCCGTGGCTGCTGGTCTTCCTTCTTGTCTCCGTGCCGTCGCTGCATGTGAAAAAGCTGTGGCTGCGTCACGTCACATTGTCGG GTACACCACCGTTCTTCTAGACATGCCAAACATCACCGTGAAGCGCTGTACCACGCTCAGCCCCGCCACACTTCTTCCCACTGCTGAGGATGGACACCCTCATTGTTGTGAGACCGCTTTGGAACAGACATGTTCCCCCCGCCCTGATACCACTGATGTGCCTTTTTCaaaccctgactttgttttcttcacagatggttCCTCTTTTAAGGACACTTCGGGAACAAATAGGGTTGGTTTTGCGGTGTGCACGTCCGTTGACACGGTCTCCTCAGGCCCCCTGCCCTCACATTATTCAGCACAGGCGGCTGAGCTCGTCGCTTTGACTGAGGCCTGTAAGCTGGCTGAGGGCTGTTCTGTCACTATCTATACTGATTCCAGGTATGCCTTTGGCGTGGTTCATGACTTTGGGGCCCTGTGGAAACACCGCAAATTCTTGAAGTCAGACGGTAAGCCGATCCTTAATGCATCTCTTGTGGCAAATTTGTTGGATGCTGTTCTTCTTCCCTCTGCTATTGCAGTTGTGAAATGTCAGGCACATCAGAAGGATGACTCTGAGGTCACACAGGGGAACTCCCGAGCGGACGCAGCTGCCAGGGCTGCTGCTTCTATGAAGCCTGCCTCCTCCTTTTTGTCTCAGCTTTTTTCTGGGGCTCCTCCCGCCTCCCTTCCCGACACGCAGTCATTTGCCACTCCTGACAAAAGGTGCATCTGGGCTTCTTGTGGCTGTGCAGtggattcttcttctgtgtggcGGGCAGCTGATGGGcgaccttgtctgcccaaacatttcttcccctggtttgctaagctgacatATGGcatagatcatgtgtctaagggaggaatgttcgAGGCTATTGCATAA